Proteins from a single region of Manis javanica isolate MJ-LG chromosome 5, MJ_LKY, whole genome shotgun sequence:
- the SH3BP2 gene encoding SH3 domain-binding protein 2 isoform X1: protein MAGSRPRPLSWGWREAGAGAEAAAGGPGPGPCRGARERRARAASGKPAVPAARTPFMAAEEMHWPVPMKAIGAQNLLTMPGGVAKAGYLHKKGGTQLQLLKWPLRFVIVHKRCVYYFKSSSSASPQGAFSLSGYNRVMRAAEETTSSNVFPFKIVHISKKHRTWLFSASSEDERKSWMALLRREIGLFHDKKELPLDGSDYSSDADSFYGAVERPVDISLSSYPTDSEDYEHDDEDDSYLEPDSPEPLKPEDALTYPPAYPPPPVPTSRKPAFTDMPRAHSFASKGPSPLLPPPPPKRGLPDAGLAPEDSRRDLLGLRLAEPSPRVPAASRRMSDPPAGSLPTTPSLRKPPYFRESPSPSSEPLISGHGTSSAGTATAASRNCDKLKSIHLSPRGRTPEPPPVPAIKPKFLNTAEEVFLREAARPGPFVPPVAPRPPALKLSGPEATARPAVLPKPEKLLLPHLQRSPPDGQSFRSFSFEKPQQPSQADTGGEDSDEDYEKVPLPSSVFVNTTESCEVERLFKATSPQGESQDGLYCIRNSSTKTGKVLVVWDESSNKVRNYRIFEKDSKFYLEGEVLFVSVGSLVEHYHTHVLPSHQSLLLQRPYGYAGPR, encoded by the exons ATGGCGGGTTCCCGGCCGCGGCCGCTGAGCTGGGGCTGGCGGGAGGCGGGCGCCGGGGCCGAGGCGGCGGCAGGAGGGCCCGGCCCGGGGCCGTGTCGGGGCGCGCGGGAGAGGCGGGCGCGGGCCGCCTCCGGGAAGCCGGCGGTGCCCGCCGCGCGGACGCC CTTCATGGCGGCTGAGGAGATGCACTGGCCTGTCCCCATGAAGGCCATTGGCGCCCAGAACTTGCTAACCATGCCTGGGGGTGTGGCCAAAGCCGGCTACCTACACAAGAAGGGTGGCACCCAGCTGCAGCTGCTCAAAT GGCCCCTGCGCTTTGTCATCGTCCACAAGCGGTGCGTCTACTACTTCAAGAGCAGCTCTTCCGCCTCCCCGCAAGGCGCCTTCTCGCTGAGCGGCTACAACCG AGTGATGCGGGCGGCCGAGGAGACCACATCCAGCAATGTCTTCCCTTTCAAGATCGTCCACATCAGCAAGAAGCACCGGACGTGGCTCTTCTCGGCCTCCTCTGAGGATGAGCGCAAG AGCTGGATGGCCTTGCTGCGCAGGGAAATTGGCCTCTTCCATGACAAGAAGGAGCTGCCCCTGGATGGAAG TGACTACAGCTCTGATGCAGACAGCTTCTACGGTGCAGTCGAACGGCCTGTGGACATCAGCCTCTCTTCGTACCCAACAGACAGTGAAG ACTATGAACATGACGATGAAGATGACTCGTACCTGGAGCCTGACTCCCCTGAGCCCTTGAAGCCTGAAG ATGCCCTGACCTACCCACCGGCCTACCCGCCTCCTCCTGTGCCCACGTCCAGGAAGCCAGCCTTCACCGACATGCCCCGTGCCCACTCCTTTGCCTCCAAGGGCCCCAGCCCTctgctgccacccccaccccctaaaCGTGGCCTCCCTGATGCTGGCCTGGCCCCAGAGGACTCCAGGAGGGATCTGCTGGGCCTGAGGCTGGCTGAGCCCAGCCCCAGGGTGCCTGCTGCTTCCCGCAGGATGAGCGACCCCCCAGCGGGCAGTCTGCCCACCACGCCCAGCCTCCGAAAACCCCCTTACTTCCGTgagagccccagccccagctcagaGCCGCTAATCTCTGGCCACGGGACCAGCTCTGCCGGCACGGCCACTGCCGCCTCCAGGAACTGTGACAAGCTCAAGTCCATCCACCTGTCCCCCCGGGGGCGCACTCCTGAGCCCCCTCCTGTGCCAGCCATCAAGCCCAAGTTCCTGAATACAGCTGAAGAGGTTTTCCTGAGGGAGGCTGCAAGACCTGGACCCTTTGTGCCCCCGGTGGCTCCCAGGCCTCCTGCACTGAAGCTGTCTGGGCCCGAGGCCACAGCCCGGCCTGCAGTCCTGCCCAAGCCAGAGAAGctgctcctcccccacctcca GCGGTCACCCCCCGACGGGCAGAGTTTCAggagcttttcctttgagaaacCCCAGCAACCCTCACAGGCTGATACTGGTGGCGAGGACTCGGATGAGGACTACGAGAAG GTGCCTCTGCCCAGCTCCGTCTTCGTCAACACCACGGAATCCTGCGAAGTGGAAAG GCTGTTCAAAGCCACAAGCCCCCAGGGAGAGTCCCAGGATGGACTCTACTGCATCCGCAACTCCTCCACCAAAACCGGGAAG GTTCTAGTCGTGTGGGATGAAAGCTCCAACAAAGTGAGGAATTACCGCATCTTTGAGAAG GACTCTAAATTCTACCTGGAGGGCGAGGTCCTGTTTGTGAGTGTGGGCAGCCTGGTGGAGCACTACCACACCCACGTGCTGcccagccaccagagcttgctcCTGCAGCGCCCCTACGGCTACGCTGGACCCAGGTGA
- the SH3BP2 gene encoding SH3 domain-binding protein 2 isoform X5, which translates to MAPALCHRPQAVRLLLQEQLFRLPARRLLAERLQPIVHISKKHRTWLFSASSEDERKSWMALLRREIGLFHDKKELPLDGSDYSSDADSFYGAVERPVDISLSSYPTDSEDYEHDDEDDSYLEPDSPEPLKPEDALTYPPAYPPPPVPTSRKPAFTDMPRAHSFASKGPSPLLPPPPPKRGLPDAGLAPEDSRRDLLGLRLAEPSPRVPAASRRMSDPPAGSLPTTPSLRKPPYFRESPSPSSEPLISGHGTSSAGTATAASRNCDKLKSIHLSPRGRTPEPPPVPAIKPKFLNTAEEVFLREAARPGPFVPPVAPRPPALKLSGPEATARPAVLPKPEKLLLPHLQRSPPDGQSFRSFSFEKPQQPSQADTGGEDSDEDYEKVPLPSSVFVNTTESCEVERLFKATSPQGESQDGLYCIRNSSTKTGKVLVVWDESSNKVRNYRIFEKDSKFYLEGEVLFVSVGSLVEHYHTHVLPSHQSLLLQRPYGYAGPR; encoded by the exons AT GGCCCCTGCGCTTTGTCATCGTCCACAAGCGGTGCGTCTACTACTTCAAGAGCAGCTCTTCCGCCTCCCCGCAAGGCGCCTTCTCGCTGAGCGGCTACAACCG ATCGTCCACATCAGCAAGAAGCACCGGACGTGGCTCTTCTCGGCCTCCTCTGAGGATGAGCGCAAG AGCTGGATGGCCTTGCTGCGCAGGGAAATTGGCCTCTTCCATGACAAGAAGGAGCTGCCCCTGGATGGAAG TGACTACAGCTCTGATGCAGACAGCTTCTACGGTGCAGTCGAACGGCCTGTGGACATCAGCCTCTCTTCGTACCCAACAGACAGTGAAG ACTATGAACATGACGATGAAGATGACTCGTACCTGGAGCCTGACTCCCCTGAGCCCTTGAAGCCTGAAG ATGCCCTGACCTACCCACCGGCCTACCCGCCTCCTCCTGTGCCCACGTCCAGGAAGCCAGCCTTCACCGACATGCCCCGTGCCCACTCCTTTGCCTCCAAGGGCCCCAGCCCTctgctgccacccccaccccctaaaCGTGGCCTCCCTGATGCTGGCCTGGCCCCAGAGGACTCCAGGAGGGATCTGCTGGGCCTGAGGCTGGCTGAGCCCAGCCCCAGGGTGCCTGCTGCTTCCCGCAGGATGAGCGACCCCCCAGCGGGCAGTCTGCCCACCACGCCCAGCCTCCGAAAACCCCCTTACTTCCGTgagagccccagccccagctcagaGCCGCTAATCTCTGGCCACGGGACCAGCTCTGCCGGCACGGCCACTGCCGCCTCCAGGAACTGTGACAAGCTCAAGTCCATCCACCTGTCCCCCCGGGGGCGCACTCCTGAGCCCCCTCCTGTGCCAGCCATCAAGCCCAAGTTCCTGAATACAGCTGAAGAGGTTTTCCTGAGGGAGGCTGCAAGACCTGGACCCTTTGTGCCCCCGGTGGCTCCCAGGCCTCCTGCACTGAAGCTGTCTGGGCCCGAGGCCACAGCCCGGCCTGCAGTCCTGCCCAAGCCAGAGAAGctgctcctcccccacctcca GCGGTCACCCCCCGACGGGCAGAGTTTCAggagcttttcctttgagaaacCCCAGCAACCCTCACAGGCTGATACTGGTGGCGAGGACTCGGATGAGGACTACGAGAAG GTGCCTCTGCCCAGCTCCGTCTTCGTCAACACCACGGAATCCTGCGAAGTGGAAAG GCTGTTCAAAGCCACAAGCCCCCAGGGAGAGTCCCAGGATGGACTCTACTGCATCCGCAACTCCTCCACCAAAACCGGGAAG GTTCTAGTCGTGTGGGATGAAAGCTCCAACAAAGTGAGGAATTACCGCATCTTTGAGAAG GACTCTAAATTCTACCTGGAGGGCGAGGTCCTGTTTGTGAGTGTGGGCAGCCTGGTGGAGCACTACCACACCCACGTGCTGcccagccaccagagcttgctcCTGCAGCGCCCCTACGGCTACGCTGGACCCAGGTGA
- the SH3BP2 gene encoding SH3 domain-binding protein 2 isoform X3 yields MCHHVWVEQVMRIFMAAEEMHWPVPMKAIGAQNLLTMPGGVAKAGYLHKKGGTQLQLLKWPLRFVIVHKRCVYYFKSSSSASPQGAFSLSGYNRVMRAAEETTSSNVFPFKIVHISKKHRTWLFSASSEDERKSWMALLRREIGLFHDKKELPLDGSDYSSDADSFYGAVERPVDISLSSYPTDSEDYEHDDEDDSYLEPDSPEPLKPEDALTYPPAYPPPPVPTSRKPAFTDMPRAHSFASKGPSPLLPPPPPKRGLPDAGLAPEDSRRDLLGLRLAEPSPRVPAASRRMSDPPAGSLPTTPSLRKPPYFRESPSPSSEPLISGHGTSSAGTATAASRNCDKLKSIHLSPRGRTPEPPPVPAIKPKFLNTAEEVFLREAARPGPFVPPVAPRPPALKLSGPEATARPAVLPKPEKLLLPHLQRSPPDGQSFRSFSFEKPQQPSQADTGGEDSDEDYEKVPLPSSVFVNTTESCEVERLFKATSPQGESQDGLYCIRNSSTKTGKVLVVWDESSNKVRNYRIFEKDSKFYLEGEVLFVSVGSLVEHYHTHVLPSHQSLLLQRPYGYAGPR; encoded by the exons CTTCATGGCGGCTGAGGAGATGCACTGGCCTGTCCCCATGAAGGCCATTGGCGCCCAGAACTTGCTAACCATGCCTGGGGGTGTGGCCAAAGCCGGCTACCTACACAAGAAGGGTGGCACCCAGCTGCAGCTGCTCAAAT GGCCCCTGCGCTTTGTCATCGTCCACAAGCGGTGCGTCTACTACTTCAAGAGCAGCTCTTCCGCCTCCCCGCAAGGCGCCTTCTCGCTGAGCGGCTACAACCG AGTGATGCGGGCGGCCGAGGAGACCACATCCAGCAATGTCTTCCCTTTCAAGATCGTCCACATCAGCAAGAAGCACCGGACGTGGCTCTTCTCGGCCTCCTCTGAGGATGAGCGCAAG AGCTGGATGGCCTTGCTGCGCAGGGAAATTGGCCTCTTCCATGACAAGAAGGAGCTGCCCCTGGATGGAAG TGACTACAGCTCTGATGCAGACAGCTTCTACGGTGCAGTCGAACGGCCTGTGGACATCAGCCTCTCTTCGTACCCAACAGACAGTGAAG ACTATGAACATGACGATGAAGATGACTCGTACCTGGAGCCTGACTCCCCTGAGCCCTTGAAGCCTGAAG ATGCCCTGACCTACCCACCGGCCTACCCGCCTCCTCCTGTGCCCACGTCCAGGAAGCCAGCCTTCACCGACATGCCCCGTGCCCACTCCTTTGCCTCCAAGGGCCCCAGCCCTctgctgccacccccaccccctaaaCGTGGCCTCCCTGATGCTGGCCTGGCCCCAGAGGACTCCAGGAGGGATCTGCTGGGCCTGAGGCTGGCTGAGCCCAGCCCCAGGGTGCCTGCTGCTTCCCGCAGGATGAGCGACCCCCCAGCGGGCAGTCTGCCCACCACGCCCAGCCTCCGAAAACCCCCTTACTTCCGTgagagccccagccccagctcagaGCCGCTAATCTCTGGCCACGGGACCAGCTCTGCCGGCACGGCCACTGCCGCCTCCAGGAACTGTGACAAGCTCAAGTCCATCCACCTGTCCCCCCGGGGGCGCACTCCTGAGCCCCCTCCTGTGCCAGCCATCAAGCCCAAGTTCCTGAATACAGCTGAAGAGGTTTTCCTGAGGGAGGCTGCAAGACCTGGACCCTTTGTGCCCCCGGTGGCTCCCAGGCCTCCTGCACTGAAGCTGTCTGGGCCCGAGGCCACAGCCCGGCCTGCAGTCCTGCCCAAGCCAGAGAAGctgctcctcccccacctcca GCGGTCACCCCCCGACGGGCAGAGTTTCAggagcttttcctttgagaaacCCCAGCAACCCTCACAGGCTGATACTGGTGGCGAGGACTCGGATGAGGACTACGAGAAG GTGCCTCTGCCCAGCTCCGTCTTCGTCAACACCACGGAATCCTGCGAAGTGGAAAG GCTGTTCAAAGCCACAAGCCCCCAGGGAGAGTCCCAGGATGGACTCTACTGCATCCGCAACTCCTCCACCAAAACCGGGAAG GTTCTAGTCGTGTGGGATGAAAGCTCCAACAAAGTGAGGAATTACCGCATCTTTGAGAAG GACTCTAAATTCTACCTGGAGGGCGAGGTCCTGTTTGTGAGTGTGGGCAGCCTGGTGGAGCACTACCACACCCACGTGCTGcccagccaccagagcttgctcCTGCAGCGCCCCTACGGCTACGCTGGACCCAGGTGA
- the SH3BP2 gene encoding SH3 domain-binding protein 2 isoform X4 yields the protein MAAEEMHWPVPMKAIGAQNLLTMPGGVAKAGYLHKKGGTQLQLLKWPLRFVIVHKRCVYYFKSSSSASPQGAFSLSGYNRVMRAAEETTSSNVFPFKIVHISKKHRTWLFSASSEDERKSWMALLRREIGLFHDKKELPLDGSDYSSDADSFYGAVERPVDISLSSYPTDSEDYEHDDEDDSYLEPDSPEPLKPEDALTYPPAYPPPPVPTSRKPAFTDMPRAHSFASKGPSPLLPPPPPKRGLPDAGLAPEDSRRDLLGLRLAEPSPRVPAASRRMSDPPAGSLPTTPSLRKPPYFRESPSPSSEPLISGHGTSSAGTATAASRNCDKLKSIHLSPRGRTPEPPPVPAIKPKFLNTAEEVFLREAARPGPFVPPVAPRPPALKLSGPEATARPAVLPKPEKLLLPHLQRSPPDGQSFRSFSFEKPQQPSQADTGGEDSDEDYEKVPLPSSVFVNTTESCEVERLFKATSPQGESQDGLYCIRNSSTKTGKVLVVWDESSNKVRNYRIFEKDSKFYLEGEVLFVSVGSLVEHYHTHVLPSHQSLLLQRPYGYAGPR from the exons ATGGCGGCTGAGGAGATGCACTGGCCTGTCCCCATGAAGGCCATTGGCGCCCAGAACTTGCTAACCATGCCTGGGGGTGTGGCCAAAGCCGGCTACCTACACAAGAAGGGTGGCACCCAGCTGCAGCTGCTCAAAT GGCCCCTGCGCTTTGTCATCGTCCACAAGCGGTGCGTCTACTACTTCAAGAGCAGCTCTTCCGCCTCCCCGCAAGGCGCCTTCTCGCTGAGCGGCTACAACCG AGTGATGCGGGCGGCCGAGGAGACCACATCCAGCAATGTCTTCCCTTTCAAGATCGTCCACATCAGCAAGAAGCACCGGACGTGGCTCTTCTCGGCCTCCTCTGAGGATGAGCGCAAG AGCTGGATGGCCTTGCTGCGCAGGGAAATTGGCCTCTTCCATGACAAGAAGGAGCTGCCCCTGGATGGAAG TGACTACAGCTCTGATGCAGACAGCTTCTACGGTGCAGTCGAACGGCCTGTGGACATCAGCCTCTCTTCGTACCCAACAGACAGTGAAG ACTATGAACATGACGATGAAGATGACTCGTACCTGGAGCCTGACTCCCCTGAGCCCTTGAAGCCTGAAG ATGCCCTGACCTACCCACCGGCCTACCCGCCTCCTCCTGTGCCCACGTCCAGGAAGCCAGCCTTCACCGACATGCCCCGTGCCCACTCCTTTGCCTCCAAGGGCCCCAGCCCTctgctgccacccccaccccctaaaCGTGGCCTCCCTGATGCTGGCCTGGCCCCAGAGGACTCCAGGAGGGATCTGCTGGGCCTGAGGCTGGCTGAGCCCAGCCCCAGGGTGCCTGCTGCTTCCCGCAGGATGAGCGACCCCCCAGCGGGCAGTCTGCCCACCACGCCCAGCCTCCGAAAACCCCCTTACTTCCGTgagagccccagccccagctcagaGCCGCTAATCTCTGGCCACGGGACCAGCTCTGCCGGCACGGCCACTGCCGCCTCCAGGAACTGTGACAAGCTCAAGTCCATCCACCTGTCCCCCCGGGGGCGCACTCCTGAGCCCCCTCCTGTGCCAGCCATCAAGCCCAAGTTCCTGAATACAGCTGAAGAGGTTTTCCTGAGGGAGGCTGCAAGACCTGGACCCTTTGTGCCCCCGGTGGCTCCCAGGCCTCCTGCACTGAAGCTGTCTGGGCCCGAGGCCACAGCCCGGCCTGCAGTCCTGCCCAAGCCAGAGAAGctgctcctcccccacctcca GCGGTCACCCCCCGACGGGCAGAGTTTCAggagcttttcctttgagaaacCCCAGCAACCCTCACAGGCTGATACTGGTGGCGAGGACTCGGATGAGGACTACGAGAAG GTGCCTCTGCCCAGCTCCGTCTTCGTCAACACCACGGAATCCTGCGAAGTGGAAAG GCTGTTCAAAGCCACAAGCCCCCAGGGAGAGTCCCAGGATGGACTCTACTGCATCCGCAACTCCTCCACCAAAACCGGGAAG GTTCTAGTCGTGTGGGATGAAAGCTCCAACAAAGTGAGGAATTACCGCATCTTTGAGAAG GACTCTAAATTCTACCTGGAGGGCGAGGTCCTGTTTGTGAGTGTGGGCAGCCTGGTGGAGCACTACCACACCCACGTGCTGcccagccaccagagcttgctcCTGCAGCGCCCCTACGGCTACGCTGGACCCAGGTGA
- the SH3BP2 gene encoding SH3 domain-binding protein 2 isoform X2, which produces MASLGYRTPARSPPPGRRRAMCWASAFSFMAAEEMHWPVPMKAIGAQNLLTMPGGVAKAGYLHKKGGTQLQLLKWPLRFVIVHKRCVYYFKSSSSASPQGAFSLSGYNRVMRAAEETTSSNVFPFKIVHISKKHRTWLFSASSEDERKSWMALLRREIGLFHDKKELPLDGSDYSSDADSFYGAVERPVDISLSSYPTDSEDYEHDDEDDSYLEPDSPEPLKPEDALTYPPAYPPPPVPTSRKPAFTDMPRAHSFASKGPSPLLPPPPPKRGLPDAGLAPEDSRRDLLGLRLAEPSPRVPAASRRMSDPPAGSLPTTPSLRKPPYFRESPSPSSEPLISGHGTSSAGTATAASRNCDKLKSIHLSPRGRTPEPPPVPAIKPKFLNTAEEVFLREAARPGPFVPPVAPRPPALKLSGPEATARPAVLPKPEKLLLPHLQRSPPDGQSFRSFSFEKPQQPSQADTGGEDSDEDYEKVPLPSSVFVNTTESCEVERLFKATSPQGESQDGLYCIRNSSTKTGKVLVVWDESSNKVRNYRIFEKDSKFYLEGEVLFVSVGSLVEHYHTHVLPSHQSLLLQRPYGYAGPR; this is translated from the exons CTTCATGGCGGCTGAGGAGATGCACTGGCCTGTCCCCATGAAGGCCATTGGCGCCCAGAACTTGCTAACCATGCCTGGGGGTGTGGCCAAAGCCGGCTACCTACACAAGAAGGGTGGCACCCAGCTGCAGCTGCTCAAAT GGCCCCTGCGCTTTGTCATCGTCCACAAGCGGTGCGTCTACTACTTCAAGAGCAGCTCTTCCGCCTCCCCGCAAGGCGCCTTCTCGCTGAGCGGCTACAACCG AGTGATGCGGGCGGCCGAGGAGACCACATCCAGCAATGTCTTCCCTTTCAAGATCGTCCACATCAGCAAGAAGCACCGGACGTGGCTCTTCTCGGCCTCCTCTGAGGATGAGCGCAAG AGCTGGATGGCCTTGCTGCGCAGGGAAATTGGCCTCTTCCATGACAAGAAGGAGCTGCCCCTGGATGGAAG TGACTACAGCTCTGATGCAGACAGCTTCTACGGTGCAGTCGAACGGCCTGTGGACATCAGCCTCTCTTCGTACCCAACAGACAGTGAAG ACTATGAACATGACGATGAAGATGACTCGTACCTGGAGCCTGACTCCCCTGAGCCCTTGAAGCCTGAAG ATGCCCTGACCTACCCACCGGCCTACCCGCCTCCTCCTGTGCCCACGTCCAGGAAGCCAGCCTTCACCGACATGCCCCGTGCCCACTCCTTTGCCTCCAAGGGCCCCAGCCCTctgctgccacccccaccccctaaaCGTGGCCTCCCTGATGCTGGCCTGGCCCCAGAGGACTCCAGGAGGGATCTGCTGGGCCTGAGGCTGGCTGAGCCCAGCCCCAGGGTGCCTGCTGCTTCCCGCAGGATGAGCGACCCCCCAGCGGGCAGTCTGCCCACCACGCCCAGCCTCCGAAAACCCCCTTACTTCCGTgagagccccagccccagctcagaGCCGCTAATCTCTGGCCACGGGACCAGCTCTGCCGGCACGGCCACTGCCGCCTCCAGGAACTGTGACAAGCTCAAGTCCATCCACCTGTCCCCCCGGGGGCGCACTCCTGAGCCCCCTCCTGTGCCAGCCATCAAGCCCAAGTTCCTGAATACAGCTGAAGAGGTTTTCCTGAGGGAGGCTGCAAGACCTGGACCCTTTGTGCCCCCGGTGGCTCCCAGGCCTCCTGCACTGAAGCTGTCTGGGCCCGAGGCCACAGCCCGGCCTGCAGTCCTGCCCAAGCCAGAGAAGctgctcctcccccacctcca GCGGTCACCCCCCGACGGGCAGAGTTTCAggagcttttcctttgagaaacCCCAGCAACCCTCACAGGCTGATACTGGTGGCGAGGACTCGGATGAGGACTACGAGAAG GTGCCTCTGCCCAGCTCCGTCTTCGTCAACACCACGGAATCCTGCGAAGTGGAAAG GCTGTTCAAAGCCACAAGCCCCCAGGGAGAGTCCCAGGATGGACTCTACTGCATCCGCAACTCCTCCACCAAAACCGGGAAG GTTCTAGTCGTGTGGGATGAAAGCTCCAACAAAGTGAGGAATTACCGCATCTTTGAGAAG GACTCTAAATTCTACCTGGAGGGCGAGGTCCTGTTTGTGAGTGTGGGCAGCCTGGTGGAGCACTACCACACCCACGTGCTGcccagccaccagagcttgctcCTGCAGCGCCCCTACGGCTACGCTGGACCCAGGTGA